Below is a genomic region from Ostrea edulis chromosome 10, xbOstEdul1.1, whole genome shotgun sequence.
ACAAATTTCATACCTGCTTCAAAATCTGCAGTGATCATCTCCACCGCAGGTTGTCGCACATTCTCCAGGAGAGTCATGAACACCTGAAATAATAAAATCATATCGAAAACTTGAAATgaacatcataaaaataaaatgatgtaaaaaccagttattatgaaaatttagttttttcaacatgaatatagatattttaaCTAAATAGAATACATTTTACTTGGATATAATCTTCCTTCCGCCGCCTTGACATCAGGACAAAGAGGAGGGGGAACTGCATACTCTTCCCGTCCTTGTTCACAAACGCATGGATGGACAGGAGTTGTCCTGTGGGTTTCAAGAATGATGGAACAATCTGTAAAACTAGgtttatcaatattaatatgtaaatgctgataaaaaaaattgatagtTTTTTATGCGACCAGAAACagaggtacatgtaaatattgtttcgaacaaaaatatacaaagtgTGCAAGTATCAATATGATATTGCATTACCTTGAAGGTTCCGTCGATGAACCATCGTCTGGCATGGCGGAGGATCTCAAGGTGGTGGTCGCTTCCGAAAATAAGGTGCCGAGCCCCATCTTGGTGAAAATCTGCTACAAGGAAGTCCTGACACTGCAGAAAATCCATGTTGATCtgtagaaaaaaatgaaaaccatccatatttatatataatatatctatattcatgtattcatattttggAGTAATTCTAAATACAATTTTAGAGTATATAAAATAAACCTTACCTCAAAGTTGAGGTCAACAGGTTCCTGGGGACGAAAGCCTGCCCGGTGTCGGTTGACATATCGCTTGATGTTGGCTGTACGTGGAGCTAGAAATCTCTCTGGTTCATCAATGGTATCTGCCACTGTTGACTCAACTATTTCTCTGGCCTGCCGAAACACCTGGCTTTCTGCGGTCTCCTTCGCCTGaaatttaaagtaatttttatCACAATAGGATAATGTGCATTAAAGATGATCGTATAGGAAATCTTGTAATGAACTAAATATACAGCAGCTATACCAGGGCAGAGACTTTCTTCAAGAATGGCAGCTTTAAGTCCCCAGGGTGGCAGTGCTGTACTGGTGCACGATTGAAGTCGTTGCCTCGCTGAAGGACAGTGGCGGGACACAGCATCTTTTGAGATCTAATGCTACATCTCCACATCGTCGTCTCTTTGTTGTTTCtctgaagtaaaaaaaaaatgaaagcacaTTATTACCTTGCTGAAATATTTGGATGTGGCAGGTCTAGTTTGTTGCACACGTGGTACAAGTTATACAAAGTCATACTTGTGTATcaaggtatacatgtatattatcaatGCTGTGGTTTATAAAAAGCAAACATTATTACCTTAACGCTGTAGGTGAAGCCATCTGATGCCACCAGTAGTCTACCAACCCGCTTGCTTCCTTTCTCCAGGACCTCAAACTGGACCACACGTTCATCGAGGACAGTGTCGTCAGCCACCTCCTGTAGGGTCCTGTGATAAAAAGTTAAATTATAGACAGTGTTAACAAATATTGTGTCTTGACACATCCAGAATTTAATTTAATGTACTCTTGTCTCGTCAGacctgtaaataaaatgatttataaaCATATATTGAAATTGTAATAGTTGTAGTCAGTGATGGAGATAAGATTTTACTTGGTGGGAACACGTAGACTAATGTGAGTTTTAGGATTGTAAGATGATAAATCTTTACCAGATTTGCAGGTCCTGTGCTGCCATCTACTGCATGTATCGCATACTAATGCCTCTTGTCGTGGACGTACCAGCGAATCACAAACTACACAGTTATCTGCAAGAAAACAAACATAAATTTAAGGGCGACGAACCTTATTCGTTTCTAATGTCTCAGGGAAAATATCTAATTAATTCTATGCTGCGTTAGTCTCAACTGTCAAACTATAAATTATATTATATCTATGTTCTGATGTTGCGTTTTAGCGTTATTTTGAAGTTACCAAAATTTACACCAACGCAACGTCTCTGTGTtcgtattagatatctgactaacttaccattccacatatgacaaggagtgatatAAGATAATTTAATAtgttatcgattttcagatatcacacttaagtaacatgaaatttcaagtttttcgaaAAAATCTTAACGAAATCTGCGTTTGTaatagatatctgattaatttacaactatccacgtgaagtgaagtgatattaggtatcttgatatgccctCAATTTTCACATATCACCCTTAAAGAAGTCAGCTatcgtatcgttgtaagttagttaaatgtAAACACAGAGTTTTAAGGTATTCACATTTCATTGTACAACTgtacctttatctggtagctggctatcagtaattgtaacttttatattttgtagtagtgTTTAGCTACTAGTACatgtagctaacttttcttacttttagtagctggctactagtagctaacttttcctggttcaagtagctggctactagtagccaacttttctctttttaagtagccagttactagtagatggttactagtagccaactttatttcattaaaatacaaTAAGTTATTGAACAATATAAAACTTAATGATGCTTACTctaattttgtcatttattgcgCATTTAGATTGTTAATGTCGTGAAGCTATCTGTTTTCTAGCCACATATACCTCAATACTTTGTTTccatttatgttttaaatattctgGCAGCATAATTTCGTATCAGAAATACGTATTGATTTTTATaacagcttttttttttaattccgtGAAAGTTTAATTAAAACTGCTAAAATTCGATGTATGTAAAATGAAAGAAGATATAATCGAATTTTAGTAGTTTTAAGTAAAGTTTTGACAGAATTCAGAAACACATTAGTTGTTATAACTAGAGTAAATAAcgtctcaaaaaaaaaaattacagatcCAGTCTCgtatattacaatatttgtCTCGAAAATTACAGATCCAGTCTCGTATATTACAATATCTGTCTCGAAGATTACTAGAACTTGCGTATTGGACACTGagtttatttaatttattgcaCTATGATAAATTCAATGAATCAGTTTATTTCTTTCTAAAAGAGGTTTTTTTTAGctaatttcattattttattaattattccACATATAGTTATATACTTCATTTATACGGACAAATCCACATATAGTTATATACTTCATTTATACggacaaaatgtacatgtatgtgtcaaAGACTCGTAAATTACATTGGGTTTGAAGGAgtcaagtcaactcgtaccctgaccgactcgtacccaggtcaactcgtacccaataggtcaactcgtacccaaataGTAAAAGTCCCAAGAATCTGGTTACGAGTTGACTCCTCCTCTTCAACTGATGACAAC
It encodes:
- the LOC125666166 gene encoding uncharacterized protein LOC125666166 produces the protein MWRCSIRSQKMLCPATVLQRGNDFNRAPVQHCHPGDLKLPFLKKVSALAKETAESQVFRQAREIVESTVADTIDEPERFLAPRTANIKRYVNRHRAGFRPQEPVDLNFEINMDFLQCQDFLVADFHQDGARHLIFGSDHHLEILRHARRWFIDGTFKIVPSFLKPTGQLLSIHAFVNKDGKSMQFPLLFVLMSRRRKEDYIQVFMTLLENVRQPAVEMITADFEAGIWQAVRDVFPNVTLKGCVFHWTKAIWTRIQNLGLVTTFREREASHTFMKQLMALPFLPWNHIVDVFRVLREKCPPHLQELVQYINRQWMENATFPIRSWSIFEFTIRTNNDVEGWHRRMNGKANGLALPLYQLVPLLMREANVVKTRIAAGDLERNVRRSSVKMQQKVQQATTRYMDEEITASHFLKVCGSMYGEGFDI